ATCTAtctgtagttgggagtatgaaTGAGATGTTTTGAAAatactttgaaaagaaaaaatatatactcGCTTTTATGAATCATTTTGGAAATCATTGCGTATTTACTTTAGCAGGTTACTAATTGTGACCCCTGAAGTCAGGGCGTTACATATAACACCCCATTTATTGTTGCTGTAAAAATGGATGCAAAACCAGCTAAATTATGGGAAAAGAAATGAAACCCCATAAAGTTGCGGGTGTAGTTACATGAGCCCTGGATGAACCAAATTAACAAATAGATGAAAAGGTGGTTAGGACTGAATGAATGAAGACACAATAAGCTTCACAATcaacaatgaagaaaaacagTGAGTGAATCGAGGTCCTCATAATCATTGTACTTTCTTGCCCATGGTGGAGAAAGAGAACGAGGGAAGATAGGCTAGATCTTGTCCATCGtggagaaggagaaagagggTCTTGAAGATTCAATCTTTCTTCTCTCTTGTTTCTATTTATGGGTTTCTAAATTTCACGTGGTTGAGAGATCGAAGGTGGGAGGGAAGTAGGGGGAATGGAAAAGGGTGGGAAGGTGGAATCGTGGAGGGTTGATAATCGCCGGCGAGCAAGAGACACACCGGGAGCACCGGAGAAGGGAGAAAGAAGAGGGATTGTCAATTTCCATTTTTACCCTTTTAATCATCATTGAATCATAATCGTTCAATTAAAGAATATTCCAAGATTCTTAAATCTAATGGTGATTAAGCCcagtgcaccggtggaccaaaaagaaagttgcCCCCCTTTAGTTTACTACTTTTtctttgtaaccaaaaaattgAGTATgggaatagttttttttttacggaATACTTTGAATTCTTTACCTTCTATATTTCACTCCTATTTATACATTAATAATTTAGCATTGAATATTGattaattaaaatcaaattttttgAATACAATTAAAATTATCTTAAATCTAACCCAAATTtaggaattatgttttttttttaaataggaaaattatgtaaatattagcaaattttacaaaaaaaagagaagatgttatcaattaatttttacttcatatttgaattttgaattaaaaaaatacaggATTTAAAAAGATTCGAAAGACACTTTCTGTGTATGACACAGGTCAATTACACTAGTAATTAAGGAATATTTGATTTGCTAGATGATACAAATAAATAATGGAAAAGCATCAAACGTGATTTAGTTTTTCTGTAAATAAAAAAACGTGATTTagttttagttaaaaaaaacacTACCTTTATTACTTTTTTGGAATCAAcaataaatttatatataaaattacCTTTTTTTTAACAGTATATATAAAATTACCTTAATTGCTTATAATCAATATATTATATTGTAcagttctttaaaaaaaaaaatatatatatatatatatatattaatatattgtacagtgattcaaattttaatttagccggaaagttttttttttaataatattaagcCGGAAAGATGAATGAgcctaaatatatatttatataatcgatgtgtatatataattttatatctTTGTGAGATTTCATTGTTAGTAATTAAAATCCGACTTTTACGCTTCCtagatataatatatatatatatatatgtcgcgatttttttcttaattactCTCACTAATGCATATATAAGCACGaacaactcacttaagcatATACACCCAAATAGTTGAATTACCTAGGTCATCGTTGAATTCTGTGTGTTTTTCACCCAAAAAGTTCTTCAAAAGTAACACTGCAGTAATGTCTACCATATTGCTGCTTCTGGGAATACTATCCATTGGACTAGGATTTACAGGTTCAATGCTCTCTCCCTATCTTATAGCACCTCTTGTTCTGTTCCTTTTCTTTATTGTTTCCACTTATTGAACTTATATTCAGTTCATTCTTTTTAGCGTGAATGCTCAATTTAATCCCTATAAGTGTAATACGGTAATTTTTGCAATTTTTAATTGTGTTAAAAGTTGGTCAGTTCCTTAATTTGAAAAACGTGACCGACATTCAACATAATCaaaaaatgtaaatattttctttttctatggaCTAATTTTTTATCTGACCTTTACactttcaagagaaaaatttagCTTTCAAGAGTAATTGTTATTGTTAATCTAGGTGCAATGGGCTAAGGGATCCTTTGATTattatttttggaaaatttattTGTCAACATGTTTTACGCTTTttcattaaatattttattgtaCTCTGTATTTGCATTGCATGCATTTAATACAAATCAAACTGAACAAATCGTAATGTCAATTTCCCATTAAAACAATTTGTGAAATCAAAAATTTACTTATATACATTTGGTTCAATATTATGTAGCTGTACAATCCGTCGGAGTTTGCTATGGAGTGAATGGTGACAATCTACCATCAAAGCAAGAAGTTGTGGATTTATACAAAGCAAATGGCATTGGTGGAATGCGCATATACTCCCCAAATGAAGAAGTCCTCGAAGCCCTTCGAGGTTCCGACATAAACTTGATCCTTGATGTGGCAGGGGAAACACTTGCATCTCTAGCTGATGTAAGTGCGGCCGCAGAATGGGTCAGCAAATTTGTGACGCCGTACTCATCAGATGTCAAGTTCAAGTATATTGCTGTCGGGAACGAAGTTCACCCTAGTGACAATGCTGCTCAGTTCATTCTCCCCGTCATGCAGAACATTCAGAGAGTGATTTGGCAAGTCGGCTTACAGGACCAAATCAAGGTTACGACAGTAATGGACTCGAGTATGATCACAAACTCCTACCCACCGAGTGCAAGTGTTTTCACCGAAGACGCAAAGCCATACATAGAGCCAATTATCAACTTCCTAGTGCAAAATGGGTCACCACTTCTTGCCAATGTGTACCCTTACTTTGCTTATGCTAATGATCAACAAAACATTCCTCTCGCTTATGCACTTTTCACTCAAAATGAAAACAATGACATTGGGTACGGAAATCTCTTTGATGCTATGGTGGATTCTATTTATTCTGCTTTGGAGAAATCAGGAGCACCCAATTTGGCGGTGGTTGTGGCGGAGAGTGGGTGGCCATCAGAAGGTGGAGATGGGGCTACAATGGAGATTGCAGCCACATATTATGCTAATTTGATTGGTCATATCAAGAGTGGGGGAGGGACTCCAAAGAGGCCTAATGGGGCTATTGAGACTTACTTGTTTGCTATGTTTGATGAAAACATGAAGCCTGGTGCAGAATCTGAGCGTCATTTTGGTCTCTTCCATCCTGACAAATCATCTAAATATGAAGTCGGTTTCAATTGAAACTAATAACTAAGATTGATATCATTTGTCCCAAAATGGGTTTAGGGTATtagatttgttattttttttttgttggtattTCTTAGTTACATGACTATTGATCTATGTTTCCATTGAGAATGTCTATTTTTCAATTCTTATTTTCATATcaaataaagtttttttttgcttttgaaaaaatCCGTTCCGTGTCTCATAATTTTCCCTAATCAATGAAATAATGAAATGTCAATTCAAAAAAGGCATgaatataataattataatcTTACTAAAgtgatttttaaatttaagtaCATGTACACTTTCATTAGTGACCGAAATGAGACACTAAATACTAAATAGAGACAACTGACTTCAACTAgtggtagattttttttttgataggctcAACTAGTGGTAGATGTTGTTATTTACATGAATATACATTTGGACTATTTTTATTGAATATACATTCTTGCTACAGTTTTGGTTGGTTATGGCATGAACTGATTTTGGCTGTGAGTGATGGAGTCATGGATTTCTGGGGTTTTGTGTGATTTAGGAGAGGATGGGGTCATGCAGGAATGAGATAACGGTAGGTTGATTTTAGGAAAGAAGATGGAGGAATAGGAAGAAGGAGGGAGAAGAAGTTCAACGTTGACAACAAAGTTTGGAGGTCAGGGAGGAGGGGGAGGGATGATGGTGAGTTAATTTTATGGAAGGAGATGAAGGTGATCTACATTTTTTATTAGGGATTTTTCTATC
This is a stretch of genomic DNA from Lotus japonicus ecotype B-129 chromosome 1, LjGifu_v1.2. It encodes these proteins:
- the LOC130739434 gene encoding glucan endo-1,3-beta-glucosidase-like, producing MSTILLLLGILSIGLGFTAVQSVGVCYGVNGDNLPSKQEVVDLYKANGIGGMRIYSPNEEVLEALRGSDINLILDVAGETLASLADVSAAAEWVSKFVTPYSSDVKFKYIAVGNEVHPSDNAAQFILPVMQNIQRVIWQVGLQDQIKVTTVMDSSMITNSYPPSASVFTEDAKPYIEPIINFLVQNGSPLLANVYPYFAYANDQQNIPLAYALFTQNENNDIGYGNLFDAMVDSIYSALEKSGAPNLAVVVAESGWPSEGGDGATMEIAATYYANLIGHIKSGGGTPKRPNGAIETYLFAMFDENMKPGAESERHFGLFHPDKSSKYEVGFN